In Achromobacter xylosoxidans A8, a single window of DNA contains:
- a CDS encoding GntR family transcriptional regulator, giving the protein MPDSGAASVAAETAPPTAARGAGNGRTLPATVAGQLRERIIQGEFPPGTRLNERTLCDLLGVSRTPLREAFRVLAAEGLVQIEPNRGAQVVALSEANIREAFEVIGGLEAMSCRLACERATDTEIAEIRALTYEMMASHARHDLPTYFQTNRAIHERISLAAHNSLLKQLYDAQNARIQNLRFVSNENRQKWDLAMREHIEMAEALDARDADRLAGIMRQHLQRKCEAALKTLAQPPAAVADSG; this is encoded by the coding sequence ATGCCTGATTCCGGCGCCGCCAGCGTGGCTGCCGAAACCGCGCCGCCGACTGCGGCCCGCGGCGCGGGCAACGGCCGCACGCTGCCGGCTACGGTGGCCGGGCAATTGCGCGAACGCATCATCCAGGGTGAATTCCCGCCCGGCACGCGGCTGAACGAGCGCACCCTTTGCGACCTGCTGGGCGTGTCCCGCACGCCCTTGCGCGAAGCCTTTCGCGTGCTGGCCGCCGAAGGGCTGGTGCAAATCGAACCGAACCGCGGCGCGCAGGTGGTGGCGCTGTCGGAGGCGAACATCCGCGAAGCCTTCGAGGTCATAGGCGGGCTGGAAGCCATGTCCTGCCGGCTGGCCTGCGAACGGGCCACGGACACCGAGATCGCCGAGATCCGCGCGCTGACCTACGAAATGATGGCCAGCCACGCGCGCCACGACCTGCCGACCTACTTCCAGACCAATCGCGCGATCCACGAACGCATCAGCCTGGCCGCGCACAACAGCCTGCTCAAGCAGCTGTACGACGCCCAGAATGCGCGCATTCAGAACCTGCGATTCGTTTCGAACGAGAACCGCCAGAAATGGGATCTGGCGATGCGCGAGCACATCGAGATGGCCGAGGCCCTGGACGCGCGCGACGCCGACCGGCTGGCCGGCATCATGCGCCAGCACTTGCAGCGCAAGTGCGAGGCGGCGTTGAAGACCCTGGCCCAACCGCCCGCGGCAGTGGCCGATTCGGGCTGA
- a CDS encoding ABC transporter substrate-binding protein: MTDFRITPAASAPTRRSPIPLKALTAALLACATLAAQPALAGKKDDTLRMAYDQAPESVDPYYNNVRIGVIIAANVWDTLLYRDPVTNEYKGQLAKSWKQVDDKTMEFELRQGVKFHNGEEFDADSVVYTLNYVADPKNKAVTQQNVAWIDRVEKIDKYKVRLITKEPFPGAKEYLSTTAAIHPAKYYQEVGPKGMNAKPVGSGPYKVVDYQPGKSITLERNADYFKDSPKAQPKIGKVVIRFIPDRQTQMAEVISGGEDLIMSVPKDQAEQLGGMPSLQMVTGNTMRIVFMQMNIQEGTPAPQLKDERVRRAIIHAIDRESMLKNIVGEGGGLINTICTPSQTGCTQEGAPVYKYDPAQAKKLLAEAGYPNGFDIDLVAYRERNQTEAIINYLQAVGIRAKLNFLQYAAMRDMIRANKASLTHQTWGSNLVNDVSASTPVYFAFGNDDVTRDPQVRDLLTKGDRTIDSPARNAAYKQALDLIAQKAYAVPLWTLPAYYVATKDVNFKPYSDELVRFWDMSWK, from the coding sequence ATGACTGATTTCCGCATCACCCCCGCAGCATCCGCGCCGACCCGACGCAGCCCCATCCCCCTCAAGGCCCTGACCGCCGCCCTGCTGGCCTGCGCCACGCTGGCGGCCCAGCCGGCGCTGGCCGGCAAGAAGGACGACACGCTGCGCATGGCCTACGACCAGGCGCCCGAGAGCGTGGACCCCTACTACAACAACGTGCGGATCGGCGTCATCATCGCCGCCAACGTCTGGGACACCCTGCTCTACCGCGACCCGGTCACCAACGAGTACAAGGGGCAGCTCGCCAAGAGCTGGAAGCAGGTCGACGACAAGACCATGGAATTCGAACTGCGCCAAGGCGTCAAATTCCATAACGGCGAGGAGTTCGACGCGGACTCGGTGGTGTACACGCTGAACTACGTGGCGGACCCGAAGAACAAGGCCGTGACGCAGCAGAACGTGGCCTGGATCGACAGGGTCGAGAAGATCGACAAGTACAAGGTGCGCCTGATCACCAAGGAGCCCTTCCCTGGCGCCAAGGAATACCTGTCCACCACCGCCGCCATCCATCCGGCCAAGTACTACCAGGAAGTCGGCCCCAAGGGCATGAACGCCAAGCCGGTGGGCTCGGGGCCCTACAAGGTGGTGGACTACCAGCCGGGCAAGTCCATCACGCTGGAACGCAATGCCGACTACTTCAAGGATTCGCCCAAGGCTCAGCCCAAGATCGGCAAGGTGGTGATCCGCTTCATCCCCGACCGCCAGACGCAGATGGCCGAAGTCATCTCGGGCGGCGAGGACCTGATCATGAGCGTGCCCAAGGACCAGGCCGAACAGCTGGGCGGCATGCCCTCGCTGCAGATGGTCACCGGCAACACCATGCGCATCGTGTTCATGCAGATGAACATCCAGGAAGGCACGCCGGCACCGCAGCTGAAAGACGAACGCGTGCGCCGCGCCATCATCCACGCGATCGACCGCGAGTCCATGCTGAAGAACATCGTGGGCGAAGGCGGCGGCCTCATCAACACCATCTGCACGCCTTCGCAGACGGGCTGCACGCAGGAAGGCGCGCCGGTCTACAAGTACGACCCGGCCCAGGCCAAGAAGCTGCTGGCCGAGGCCGGCTACCCCAACGGCTTCGACATCGACCTGGTGGCCTACCGCGAGCGCAACCAGACCGAAGCCATCATCAACTACCTGCAGGCGGTGGGCATCCGCGCCAAGCTCAACTTCCTGCAGTACGCCGCCATGCGCGACATGATCCGCGCCAACAAGGCCTCGCTCACGCACCAGACCTGGGGCTCCAACCTGGTCAACGACGTGTCCGCGTCCACGCCGGTGTACTTCGCCTTCGGCAACGACGACGTCACTCGCGACCCGCAGGTGCGCGACCTGCTCACCAAGGGCGACCGCACCATCGACAGCCCCGCGCGCAACGCCGCCTACAAGCAGGCGCTGGACCTGATCGCGCAGAAGGCCTACGCGGTGCCGCTGTGGACCTTGCCTGCCTACTACGTGGCCACCAAGGACGTGAACTTCAAGCCCTATTCGGACGAACTGGTGCGCTTCTGGGACATGAGCTGGAAGTAA
- a CDS encoding ABC transporter permease codes for MLYFTIRRLGLAVLVALTVSILAFLLLHLSGDPALALAGEGARQADIDMIRKTYGLDRPLAVQYADWLWHILQGDFGTSVYFKTEAGPLILSKLKTTLLLGMGALAFALLISIPLGVLAALYKGSLIDRICLAVAVLGQALPNFFFALILIMLFSISLRILPVSGSGSWQHFVMPAIALGYYVAPAFMRLIRAGMIEVLAADYIRTARAKGLPARKIVFKHALRNAIVPVVALAAVQLGYLLGGSVVIETIFALDGLGYLAYQSITYKDYPVMQLIVLLLSVLYVLLTLAADIANAWLDPRIRVS; via the coding sequence ATGCTGTATTTCACGATCAGGCGCCTGGGCCTGGCGGTGCTGGTGGCGCTGACGGTCTCGATCCTGGCGTTCCTGCTGCTGCACCTGTCCGGCGACCCGGCGCTGGCCCTGGCCGGCGAAGGCGCGCGCCAGGCCGACATCGACATGATCCGCAAGACCTACGGCCTGGACCGGCCGCTGGCGGTGCAGTACGCGGACTGGCTCTGGCACATCCTGCAGGGCGACTTCGGCACCTCGGTGTATTTCAAGACCGAGGCCGGGCCGCTGATCCTCTCCAAGCTCAAGACCACGCTGCTGCTGGGCATGGGCGCGCTGGCCTTCGCGCTCTTGATCTCGATTCCGCTGGGCGTGCTGGCCGCGCTGTACAAGGGCAGCCTGATCGACCGCATCTGCCTGGCGGTCGCCGTGCTGGGGCAGGCGCTGCCCAACTTCTTCTTCGCGCTGATCCTGATCATGCTGTTCTCGATCTCGCTGCGCATCCTGCCGGTGTCGGGCAGCGGCAGCTGGCAGCATTTCGTCATGCCGGCGATCGCACTGGGCTACTACGTCGCGCCCGCCTTCATGCGCCTGATACGCGCCGGCATGATCGAGGTCCTGGCCGCCGACTACATCCGCACCGCCCGCGCCAAGGGCCTGCCGGCGCGCAAGATCGTCTTCAAGCACGCGCTGCGCAACGCCATCGTGCCGGTGGTGGCGCTGGCCGCGGTGCAGCTGGGCTACCTGCTGGGCGGCTCGGTCGTCATCGAAACCATCTTCGCGCTGGACGGCCTGGGCTACCTGGCTTACCAGAGCATCACCTACAAGGACTATCCCGTGATGCAGCTGATCGTGCTGCTGCTGTCGGTGCTCTACGTGCTGCTGACCCTGGCGGCCGATATCGCCAACGCGTGGCTCGACCCGCGCATCCGGGTGTCCTGA
- a CDS encoding ABC transporter permease — translation MNTPTLTPSAPGVQPPLELSASALRWRRLRRNKALLAGGGILLVIVLIALLAPWISPHDPYFQDLAYRTAPPVWYAKGTWLHPLGTDQLGRDYMSRLFYGARISLLIGISVALISGLIGTAMGMAAGYFGGKVDMAVSFLITTRLSMPVILVALATVAIVGGSLWVVILVLGLLKWDRYAVVMRSATQQVRSLEYVAAAQAAGASTWRIVWGEVLPNVVPQLIVIATLEAASAILLEASLSFLGLGVQPPLPSWGLMISEAKAYMFFSFWLIAIPGSALALLIFAINLAGDGLHQLLTPEERG, via the coding sequence ATGAATACGCCTACCCTGACCCCGTCCGCTCCCGGCGTCCAGCCCCCGCTGGAACTGTCGGCGTCCGCCCTGCGCTGGCGGCGGCTGCGCCGCAACAAGGCGCTGCTGGCCGGCGGCGGCATCCTGCTCGTCATCGTGCTGATCGCGCTGTTGGCGCCCTGGATCTCGCCGCATGATCCTTATTTCCAGGACCTGGCCTACCGCACGGCGCCGCCGGTCTGGTATGCCAAGGGCACCTGGCTGCATCCGCTGGGCACCGACCAGCTCGGCCGCGACTATATGTCGCGCCTGTTCTACGGCGCCCGCATCTCGCTCTTGATCGGCATCAGCGTGGCGCTGATCTCGGGCCTGATCGGCACAGCCATGGGCATGGCGGCCGGCTACTTCGGCGGCAAGGTCGACATGGCGGTGTCGTTCCTCATCACCACCCGTCTGTCCATGCCCGTCATCCTGGTGGCGCTGGCTACGGTGGCCATCGTCGGTGGTTCGCTCTGGGTGGTGATCCTGGTGCTGGGGCTGCTCAAGTGGGACCGCTACGCGGTGGTGATGCGCAGCGCCACGCAGCAGGTGCGATCGCTGGAGTACGTAGCGGCGGCGCAAGCCGCGGGCGCCTCTACCTGGCGCATCGTCTGGGGCGAAGTGCTGCCCAACGTGGTGCCGCAGCTGATCGTGATCGCCACGCTGGAAGCCGCCAGCGCCATCCTGCTGGAAGCGTCGCTGTCCTTCCTGGGCCTGGGCGTGCAGCCGCCGCTGCCGTCCTGGGGCTTGATGATCTCGGAGGCCAAGGCCTATATGTTCTTCTCGTTCTGGCTGATTGCCATCCCCGGATCGGCGCTGGCCTTGCTGATCTTCGCGATCAACCTGGCCGGCGACGGGCTGCATCAACTCCTGACGCCTGAAGAGAGGGGCTGA
- a CDS encoding ABC transporter ATP-binding protein has protein sequence MSDTDIVLDVQGLTVDIATPRGALHAVRDVSFQVRRGETLCLVGESGCGKSMTSLAIMGLLPKAAQRSTRRLSVLGEDLSAARGRRINALRGSKMAMIFQEPMTALNPAYAIGEQLTEHYIHHCKASAQQARDRAVELLEKVGIASAGQRLSQYPHQLSGGLRQRVMIAMALMCGPELLIADEPSTALDVTIQAQILRLLADLQAELGIAMVLITHDLGVVARIARQVAVMYAGQIVEEGPVAELFASPRHPYTQGLLGCIPVPGRTPPGEALGTIPGVVPALVGELQGCAFRDRCPHAQPQCRDEVPVHGAASGQQWRCILESEGVPA, from the coding sequence ATGAGCGACACGGACATCGTGCTGGACGTGCAGGGCCTGACCGTCGACATCGCCACGCCGCGCGGCGCCCTGCACGCGGTGCGCGACGTGTCGTTCCAGGTCCGGCGCGGCGAAACGCTATGCCTGGTGGGGGAATCCGGCTGCGGCAAGTCCATGACTTCGCTGGCCATCATGGGCCTCCTGCCCAAGGCCGCGCAGCGCAGCACCCGCCGGCTGTCGGTACTGGGCGAAGACCTGTCGGCCGCGCGCGGGCGGCGCATCAACGCGCTGCGCGGCAGCAAGATGGCCATGATCTTCCAGGAACCGATGACGGCGCTCAACCCCGCCTACGCCATCGGCGAGCAGTTGACCGAGCACTACATCCACCATTGCAAAGCCAGCGCGCAGCAGGCGCGCGACCGCGCGGTCGAGCTGCTGGAGAAGGTCGGTATCGCCTCGGCCGGGCAACGGTTATCCCAGTACCCGCACCAGTTGTCGGGCGGCCTGCGCCAGCGCGTGATGATCGCCATGGCGCTGATGTGCGGCCCGGAACTGCTGATCGCCGACGAACCCAGCACCGCGCTGGACGTCACCATCCAGGCGCAGATCCTGCGGCTGCTGGCCGACCTGCAGGCCGAACTGGGTATCGCCATGGTGCTGATCACCCACGATCTGGGCGTGGTCGCGCGCATCGCGCGTCAGGTCGCGGTGATGTATGCCGGACAGATCGTCGAGGAAGGACCGGTGGCGGAACTGTTCGCGTCGCCGCGCCATCCCTACACCCAAGGACTGTTGGGCTGTATTCCCGTGCCCGGGCGCACGCCGCCCGGCGAGGCGCTGGGCACCATACCCGGCGTGGTGCCGGCGCTGGTGGGCGAGTTGCAAGGCTGCGCCTTCCGCGACCGCTGCCCACATGCCCAGCCGCAATGCCGCGATGAGGTGCCCGTGCATGGTGCCGCGTCCGGCCAACAATGGCGCTGCATCCTCGAATCCGAAGGAGTCCCGGCATGA
- a CDS encoding ABC transporter ATP-binding protein, whose translation MSPLLQAEAVSRQFSIRSGMFRPRSTLHAVNGVDLAVERGAVLGIVGESGCGKSTLARMLLGLTPPTEGAIRLDGQDIRSLGRRALARRVQPIFQDPYSSLNPRRSIASIVSLPLEVHGIANPKQQKAIEMLERVGLPPRLAHNTPGQLSGGQRQRVAIARALVMHPEIVICDEPTSALDVSVQAQIMNLLMDLRREFNLTYVFISHNLAVVEHIATHVAVMYLGRVVESAATAQLFHDPRHPYTQALLASVLTPEPGLGIPDMGLGLSFPDPLRPPPGCPFHPRCQQAMAQCKTERPTLIRREQSVVACHLYPPTPNGVQPS comes from the coding sequence ATGAGCCCCTTGCTGCAAGCCGAGGCCGTCAGCAGGCAGTTCTCGATCCGCTCGGGCATGTTCCGGCCGCGCAGCACCCTGCATGCGGTCAATGGCGTGGACCTGGCGGTGGAGCGCGGTGCCGTGCTGGGTATCGTGGGCGAATCCGGTTGCGGCAAATCGACGCTGGCCCGCATGCTGCTGGGCCTGACGCCGCCGACCGAAGGCGCGATCCGCCTCGACGGGCAGGACATCCGCAGCCTCGGCCGGCGCGCCCTGGCGCGCCGTGTCCAGCCGATCTTCCAGGATCCGTATTCTTCGCTGAATCCGCGCCGCTCCATCGCCTCCATCGTGTCGCTGCCGCTGGAAGTGCATGGCATCGCCAATCCCAAGCAGCAGAAAGCCATCGAAATGCTGGAACGCGTCGGCCTGCCGCCACGGCTGGCCCACAACACGCCGGGCCAATTGTCCGGCGGGCAGCGCCAACGCGTCGCCATCGCACGCGCGCTGGTGATGCATCCCGAAATCGTTATCTGCGACGAGCCGACCTCGGCGCTGGACGTCTCGGTGCAGGCCCAGATCATGAATCTGCTGATGGACCTGCGGCGCGAATTCAATCTGACCTACGTCTTCATCAGCCACAACCTGGCGGTGGTCGAGCACATCGCCACCCATGTGGCGGTGATGTATCTGGGCCGGGTAGTCGAATCCGCCGCCACCGCGCAGCTGTTCCACGACCCGCGCCATCCCTACACGCAGGCGCTGCTGGCCTCGGTGCTGACGCCCGAACCGGGCCTGGGCATCCCCGACATGGGGCTGGGCCTGTCGTTCCCGGACCCGTTGCGCCCGCCTCCCGGCTGCCCCTTCCATCCGCGCTGCCAACAGGCCATGGCGCAATGCAAGACCGAACGCCCGACATTGATCCGGCGCGAGCAATCCGTGGTGGCCTGCCACCTCTATCCCCCTACCCCCAACGGAGTCCAGCCATCATGA
- a CDS encoding M20 family metallopeptidase: protein MTRAQAIAQAEQCFDSGAFRALLARRLAQPTESQNPARAPELAAYLEAEIRPAFEALGFTCRTLTHPKALAPFLYAERIEDPALPTVLGYGHGDVIRGLEKEWKEGLSPWALTESEGRWYGRGIADNKGQHSINMEALRLVLETRGKLGFNAKYLIEMGEETGSMGLRDLCEEHRAMLAADLLIASDGPRLSAERPTIFLGARGSLNFDLSIEARAGGHHSGNWGGLISNPGIQLAHAISTLVSPTGQIRIPEWVPRELPDAVRRALADCQVDGGADGPEIEPWWGEPGLSPAERVFGWCSFEVLAYKTGNPDTPVNAIPPRAWARCQLRFVVGVDPDDLVPALRRHLDRQGFPMVQITLTRENMFRATRIDPEDAWVRWAVDSLERTSGAKTAVLPNLGGSLPNDIFTDVLGLRTIWVPHSYPGCSQHAPNEHLPPALLRQALSLMTGLYWDLGAGGTPALTR from the coding sequence ATGACCCGCGCACAAGCCATCGCCCAGGCGGAACAGTGTTTTGATTCCGGCGCGTTCCGCGCCCTGCTGGCGCGCCGCCTGGCACAGCCCACGGAGAGCCAGAATCCGGCGCGCGCGCCCGAACTCGCCGCCTATCTGGAAGCCGAGATCCGGCCGGCCTTCGAGGCGCTGGGATTTACCTGCCGCACGCTCACGCATCCGAAGGCGCTGGCGCCGTTCCTGTATGCCGAACGCATCGAGGATCCGGCCCTGCCCACCGTGCTGGGCTACGGCCATGGCGACGTCATTCGCGGCCTGGAAAAGGAATGGAAGGAAGGCCTGTCGCCCTGGGCGCTGACCGAGTCCGAGGGCCGCTGGTACGGCCGCGGCATCGCCGACAACAAAGGCCAGCACAGCATCAACATGGAAGCGCTGCGGCTGGTGCTGGAAACGCGCGGCAAGCTGGGCTTCAACGCCAAGTACCTGATCGAGATGGGCGAGGAAACCGGCTCCATGGGCCTGCGCGACTTGTGCGAGGAACATCGCGCGATGCTGGCGGCGGACCTGCTCATCGCCTCGGACGGGCCGCGGCTGAGCGCCGAACGCCCCACCATCTTTCTGGGCGCGCGCGGCAGCCTGAACTTCGACCTGAGCATCGAGGCCCGCGCGGGCGGCCACCACTCGGGCAACTGGGGCGGCCTGATTTCCAACCCCGGCATCCAGCTGGCCCATGCGATCTCCACGCTGGTCTCGCCCACCGGCCAGATCCGCATCCCCGAATGGGTGCCGCGCGAGCTACCCGACGCAGTGCGGCGCGCCCTGGCCGACTGCCAGGTGGACGGCGGCGCCGACGGTCCCGAGATCGAACCCTGGTGGGGCGAACCGGGCCTGTCGCCCGCCGAGCGCGTGTTCGGCTGGTGCTCGTTCGAGGTCCTGGCCTACAAGACCGGCAACCCCGACACCCCCGTCAACGCCATTCCGCCGCGCGCTTGGGCCCGCTGCCAGCTGCGCTTCGTGGTGGGCGTGGACCCGGACGACCTGGTCCCCGCCCTGCGCCGCCACCTGGACCGCCAGGGCTTTCCCATGGTCCAGATCACGCTGACGCGCGAGAACATGTTCCGCGCCACCCGCATCGACCCGGAGGACGCCTGGGTGCGCTGGGCGGTGGATTCGCTGGAACGCACCTCTGGCGCCAAGACCGCCGTGCTGCCCAACCTGGGCGGCTCCCTGCCCAACGACATCTTCACCGACGTGCTGGGCCTGCGCACGATCTGGGTGCCACATTCCTATCCTGGCTGCTCCCAGCACGCGCCGAACGAACACCTGCCGCCGGCCTTGCTGCGGCAGGCGTTGAGCCTGATGACGGGACTGTATTGGGACTTGGGCGCGGGCGGCACGCCGGCATTGACGCGCTGA
- a CDS encoding LysR family transcriptional regulator — MINLNRLAMYAAVVEAGSFTAAADALGTTKAVVSFNIKQLEQELGVALLTRSTRRLALTEAGEGFYGHCARLLRDAETAVDEARSGQAALSGSLRVTASVDYGNLVVAPALAAYAREHPALRVSYRAGSAHADLIAERLDLAIRVGALEDSSYRATRIGQFRLWLVASPALLAQHGMPRTPQALAALPWLANRPGRSDRWRLTDGKGREHELRVAPVAQADTASALLAFAVAGCGVAALPDWLLQEPLARGVLQRVLPSYTLPRQEVYAVYPDTRHVSAKVRRFIDFLRARLGPSGKP; from the coding sequence ATGATCAATCTGAATCGTCTGGCGATGTATGCGGCGGTGGTCGAGGCCGGTTCGTTCACGGCGGCGGCCGATGCGCTGGGCACGACCAAGGCGGTGGTCAGCTTCAATATCAAGCAGCTGGAACAGGAACTGGGCGTGGCGCTGTTGACGCGCAGCACCCGGCGGCTGGCCCTGACCGAGGCGGGCGAAGGCTTTTACGGCCATTGCGCCCGCCTGCTGCGCGACGCCGAAACCGCCGTGGACGAGGCGCGTTCCGGGCAGGCGGCCTTATCGGGCAGCCTGCGGGTCACGGCGTCGGTGGATTACGGCAACCTGGTGGTGGCGCCGGCGCTGGCGGCGTATGCGCGCGAGCATCCCGCCCTGCGGGTCAGCTACCGCGCCGGTTCGGCGCATGCGGACCTGATCGCCGAGCGGCTGGACTTGGCGATCCGGGTGGGGGCGCTGGAAGACTCCAGCTACCGCGCCACGCGGATCGGCCAGTTCAGGTTATGGCTTGTGGCCAGTCCCGCGCTGCTGGCCCAGCACGGCATGCCGCGCACGCCGCAGGCGCTGGCGGCGTTGCCGTGGCTGGCCAACAGGCCGGGGCGCAGTGACCGCTGGCGGCTGACGGACGGCAAGGGCCGCGAGCATGAACTGCGCGTGGCGCCGGTGGCGCAGGCCGATACGGCTTCGGCGCTGCTGGCGTTTGCCGTAGCGGGATGCGGAGTGGCCGCGCTGCCTGATTGGTTGCTGCAAGAACCGCTGGCGCGGGGAGTACTGCAACGCGTGCTGCCCTCGTACACCTTGCCGCGCCAGGAGGTTTACGCGGTCTATCCCGACACCCGCCACGTCAGCGCCAAGGTGCGGCGCTTCATCGATTTCCTGCGGGCGCGACTGGGGCCGTCCGGCAAGCCTTAG
- a CDS encoding TetR/AcrR family transcriptional regulator, which yields MITARPTSLPQDKRLTKGERTRAQLLEVAAAEFAERGFQHTRISDIVARAGVTQPVFYQYFASKQAAYDELVGLFAQRLRQAIGQARLPDDLQGAELAGRLRQSVSGLLAILQEDPNLTRIGFFQAAEAEALKDELVAMIAGNVGAEQQAGLFRDDIPSDWFAQSLMGIIERFTRQTPDAARQLVLAEFIADLLLDGIRKRQRQAS from the coding sequence ATGATTACGGCACGACCTACTTCTTTACCGCAAGACAAGCGTCTCACCAAGGGTGAACGCACACGGGCTCAACTTCTGGAAGTCGCGGCGGCGGAATTCGCGGAACGCGGATTCCAGCATACCCGGATCAGCGACATCGTCGCCCGGGCCGGCGTGACCCAACCTGTCTTCTATCAATACTTCGCCAGCAAGCAGGCGGCCTACGACGAACTGGTGGGCTTGTTCGCCCAGCGCTTGCGGCAGGCCATCGGCCAGGCGCGCTTGCCCGATGATCTGCAAGGCGCCGAACTGGCCGGGCGTCTGCGCCAGAGCGTAAGCGGCCTGCTCGCCATCCTGCAGGAAGATCCCAACCTGACGCGCATCGGCTTCTTCCAGGCCGCCGAGGCCGAGGCGCTGAAGGACGAACTGGTGGCGATGATCGCCGGCAACGTGGGCGCCGAGCAGCAGGCCGGCTTGTTCCGCGATGACATACCGTCCGACTGGTTCGCCCAATCGCTGATGGGCATCATCGAACGGTTCACGCGGCAGACGCCGGATGCGGCGCGGCAATTGGTCCTGGCGGAATTCATTGCCGATCTGCTATTGGACGGGATACGCAAACGACAACGACAAGCCTCCTAG
- a CDS encoding tripartite tricarboxylate transporter substrate binding protein: MLNLKRIAGLCAIGAACALSAAAQAQADAKAMTIVVPYGAGGIVDNTARAFAQKLAAELGRPVVVENRGGAGGMIGMNTVARAHDENTLAFTAVSPVTLSPHVMKTLYDPLKDLAPVASVMYSPVYLVGGPKFTGKSFQDMLAQAKADPGGLSLATAGVGSLGHLMLEQINGQAGVRITHVPYKGMAQMVPDALGGQFTLMLVNASGPVNALIDEGKLTLLAVGSPARLPARPGTPTLAELGYPMANMTSTFGFFAPASTSPDFRKRMNGLINRIAAMPDISKPLTDALNIMSPGTVERFAAQVQKEYADNGLIVKQANIRSE; this comes from the coding sequence ATGTTGAATCTCAAGCGGATCGCGGGGCTGTGCGCCATCGGCGCGGCCTGCGCGCTCTCGGCCGCCGCGCAGGCGCAGGCCGACGCCAAGGCCATGACCATCGTCGTGCCCTATGGCGCGGGCGGCATCGTCGACAACACGGCGCGCGCCTTCGCGCAGAAATTGGCGGCGGAACTGGGCCGGCCGGTGGTGGTGGAAAACCGCGGCGGCGCAGGCGGCATGATAGGCATGAACACGGTGGCGCGAGCCCATGACGAGAACACCCTGGCCTTCACCGCCGTCAGCCCGGTCACGCTGTCGCCGCATGTAATGAAGACGCTGTATGACCCCTTGAAGGATCTGGCGCCCGTGGCGTCCGTGATGTATTCGCCGGTCTATCTGGTGGGCGGCCCGAAGTTCACGGGCAAGTCCTTCCAGGACATGCTGGCCCAGGCCAAGGCCGATCCCGGCGGCCTGTCACTCGCGACCGCCGGCGTGGGATCGCTGGGACACTTGATGCTGGAACAGATCAACGGCCAGGCGGGCGTGCGCATCACGCACGTGCCGTACAAGGGCATGGCGCAGATGGTGCCCGACGCCCTGGGCGGCCAGTTCACGCTGATGCTGGTCAATGCCTCCGGCCCGGTCAATGCGCTGATTGACGAGGGCAAGCTCACCCTGCTGGCCGTGGGCTCGCCAGCCCGGCTGCCGGCGCGGCCCGGCACGCCCACCTTGGCCGAACTGGGCTATCCCATGGCCAACATGACTTCCACCTTCGGCTTTTTCGCGCCGGCCAGCACCAGCCCGGATTTCCGCAAGCGCATGAATGGCCTGATCAACCGGATCGCCGCCATGCCGGACATCAGCAAGCCGCTGACCGACGCGCTGAACATCATGTCGCCCGGCACGGTGGAGCGGTTCGCGGCCCAGGTGCAGAAGGAATATGCCGACAACGGCCTGATCGTGAAGCAGGCCAACATCCGCAGCGAATAG
- a CDS encoding DUF523 domain-containing protein, protein MQYVLVSSCLLGNPVRYDGRSASHDNPVLGRWRDEGRVVAVCPEMAGGMPVPRPPAEIEPAADAAAVLAGRARVMAVSGEDVTAPFVHGAQAALEAARRQGIGIAVLKEGSPSCGSGYVYDGHFAGRKQPGVGVTAELLQRAGLRVFSEKQWQEAQACLDGLEAADGR, encoded by the coding sequence ATGCAATACGTTCTGGTCAGTTCCTGCCTCTTGGGCAACCCCGTGCGCTACGACGGACGCAGCGCGTCCCACGACAACCCCGTGCTTGGCCGGTGGCGCGACGAGGGGCGGGTGGTGGCCGTCTGCCCGGAAATGGCGGGCGGCATGCCGGTACCGCGCCCGCCGGCCGAGATCGAGCCTGCCGCCGACGCGGCGGCGGTGCTGGCCGGCCGCGCCCGCGTCATGGCGGTGTCCGGCGAGGATGTGACCGCGCCCTTCGTGCACGGCGCGCAAGCGGCGTTGGAGGCCGCGCGCAGGCAGGGCATCGGCATCGCGGTGCTGAAAGAGGGCAGTCCTTCCTGTGGCAGCGGCTACGTGTACGACGGCCATTTCGCCGGCCGCAAGCAGCCCGGCGTGGGCGTGACGGCGGAACTGCTGCAACGAGCTGGCCTGCGCGTCTTCAGCGAAAAGCAATGGCAGGAAGCCCAGGCCTGTCTGGACGGCCTGGAGGCGGCCGATGGGCGTTGA